A section of the Clostridium sp. TW13 genome encodes:
- a CDS encoding glycoside hydrolase family 32 protein: MNPLATHLSSLIKEFEEDNICKVNKDPLRLNYHIMAPVGWINDPNGLCEFKGKYHVFYQYSPSEPQGGLKYWAHCTTADFINWTQEEIALYPDSIYDCHGVYSGSALIDEDRMYLYYTGNVKHDGDYDYINSGREQNTLVISSEDGYNFSSKQIILRNSDYPENMSNHVRDPKVWREGDSYYMVLGARDKNSEGEVLLYNSKNKINWQYLNSIKTKEKLGYMWECPDIIKFEDKTIIMLSPQGLEAEGILYNNVYQTGYMFIEGDIKSEYSLSEFVEIDRGFDFYAPQSFKDSKGRRIMIGWMGLPDIPYKNPTTENGWQHALTMPRELKVINGKVHQVPLVEFEKLRSSVYQFDVNNDEAIQCNTRSFEAIIEFSEKIEHLKISLRKDVHLSYSEGTFTMSLGESGFGRDSRSVNIDSLQSVRIFSDESCLEVFLNNGEEVFTTRVYDDKEDTILTVNQCNAKATGKVYSLNKFSIK, translated from the coding sequence ATGAACCCATTAGCTACTCATTTAAGCAGCTTAATTAAAGAGTTTGAAGAAGATAATATCTGCAAAGTAAATAAAGATCCTTTGAGGCTAAATTATCACATTATGGCTCCTGTAGGGTGGATTAATGATCCTAATGGATTATGTGAATTTAAAGGTAAGTATCATGTGTTTTATCAGTACTCACCTTCAGAACCACAAGGTGGTCTTAAGTATTGGGCACACTGCACTACAGCAGACTTTATAAATTGGACACAAGAAGAGATTGCTTTATATCCAGACAGCATATATGATTGCCATGGAGTGTACTCAGGATCTGCTTTAATTGATGAAGATAGGATGTATTTATATTATACAGGTAATGTAAAACATGATGGAGATTATGATTACATAAATTCAGGTAGAGAACAAAATACATTGGTTATATCTTCAGAGGATGGATATAATTTTTCAAGCAAGCAGATAATACTTAGAAATTCAGATTACCCTGAAAACATGAGCAATCATGTTAGAGATCCCAAGGTATGGCGTGAAGGCGATTCATACTATATGGTTTTAGGAGCAAGGGATAAGAATAGTGAAGGTGAAGTACTTCTTTATAATTCAAAGAATAAAATTAACTGGCAATATTTAAACTCTATAAAAACTAAAGAAAAGTTAGGATATATGTGGGAATGCCCAGATATAATTAAGTTTGAAGATAAAACAATAATAATGCTTTCGCCTCAAGGCTTAGAGGCTGAAGGAATCTTATATAATAATGTATATCAAACAGGATATATGTTTATTGAAGGCGATATAAAATCAGAATATAGTCTAAGTGAGTTTGTTGAAATTGATAGAGGCTTTGACTTTTATGCACCTCAAAGTTTTAAAGATTCAAAAGGCAGAAGAATAATGATAGGTTGGATGGGATTACCTGATATACCTTATAAAAATCCAACTACAGAAAATGGTTGGCAGCATGCCCTTACTATGCCTAGAGAACTAAAAGTTATAAATGGAAAGGTTCACCAAGTTCCGTTAGTTGAATTTGAGAAATTAAGATCATCAGTTTATCAATTCGATGTTAATAATGATGAAGCAATTCAGTGTAATACAAGAAGTTTTGAAGCAATAATAGAGTTTAGTGAAAAAATAGAACATTTAAAAATTTCATTAAGAAAAGATGTACATCTTAGCTATTCAGAAGGAACATTTACTATGTCATTAGGTGAAAGTGGTTTTGGAAGGGACAGTAGAAGTGTAAACATTGATTCTTTGCAAAGTGTAAGAATTTTTAGTGATGAATCTTGTTTAGAGGTATTTTTGAATAATGGTGAAGAAGTATTCACTACAAGAGTATATGATGACAAAGAGGATACTATATTGACAGTAAACCAATGTAATGCAAAAGCAACTGGAAAAGTATATTCATTAAATAAATTTTCAATAAAATAA
- a CDS encoding PfkB family carbohydrate kinase — protein sequence MKNVVYSIGEALIDFIPSEKGKALKEVVSFERVAGGAPANVAAAVSKLGGKSAFISQLGKDAFGDYIVEQLTTAGVDCTNVLRTSKANTGLAFVSLKEDGNRDFSFYRNPSADMLLSEEDLTEQSFKDCHTLHFCSVDLIEAPVKYAHKKAIELAKQKGAIISFDPNVRLPLWDSEDSCRKAIREFLPLANIAKISDEELEFITGYSDIEKAKKVIFSGECKIFIYTKGGNGAELHTKDLSVSVAGVKVNAIDTTGAGDSFIGAFLYSLLSDNVVLDDLDKLSEEKLISYLQFANYYACNTTTKKGAIGSMATKEEIDKYIGGL from the coding sequence ATGAAAAATGTTGTATATTCAATAGGAGAAGCATTAATAGATTTTATACCATCAGAGAAAGGAAAAGCATTAAAGGAAGTTGTTTCTTTTGAAAGAGTGGCAGGAGGAGCACCAGCAAATGTAGCAGCAGCAGTTTCAAAATTAGGAGGAAAATCAGCATTTATATCTCAACTGGGAAAAGATGCTTTTGGAGATTATATAGTAGAGCAATTGACAACAGCAGGAGTTGATTGTACAAACGTACTGAGAACTTCAAAAGCTAATACAGGGTTAGCTTTCGTTTCATTAAAAGAAGATGGAAATAGAGATTTTTCATTTTATAGAAATCCAAGTGCTGATATGCTTTTATCAGAAGAGGACCTAACAGAACAATCTTTTAAGGATTGTCATACTCTTCATTTTTGTTCCGTTGATTTAATTGAAGCACCAGTTAAATATGCTCATAAGAAAGCAATTGAGCTTGCAAAACAAAAGGGTGCTATTATTAGTTTTGATCCAAATGTGAGACTTCCATTATGGGATAGTGAGGATTCTTGTAGAAAGGCTATAAGAGAATTTTTACCTCTAGCAAACATAGCTAAAATATCGGATGAAGAGTTAGAATTTATTACTGGGTATTCTGATATTGAAAAAGCTAAAAAAGTTATATTTTCAGGTGAATGTAAAATCTTTATATATACTAAAGGTGGAAATGGAGCAGAACTCCACACTAAAGATTTAAGTGTTTCTGTGGCAGGAGTAAAGGTAAATGCAATAGATACTACAGGTGCAGGAGATTCATTTATAGGGGCATTCCTATATAGTTTATTATCTGATAATGTAGTTTTAGATGATTTAGACAAGTTGTCTGAAGAAAAGTTAATAAGTTACTTACAATTCGCTAATTATTATGCTTGTAATACTACAACGAAAAAAGGAGCTATAGGCTCTATGGCAACTAAAGAAGAGATAGATAAATATATAGGGGGACTTTAA
- a CDS encoding LacI family DNA-binding transcriptional regulator, with translation MKIKDIADLAGVAPSTVSRVINNSGYVSEDLRKKIELVIEQTGYIPNNIAKSLKTKRTNTIGVIIPQVRSETVSKVVDGITQECNNRDYDLILANTNLSIEEELSYLKILQTKQLDGIIFMCTEITERHKDILEKVNIPIVIIGQEIQGFQCIIHDDFSAAKKLTNLLIDNNHKDIAFINVDKEDIAVKYERYYGFMEAMKEHNLKISEKWIEYGDFSIESGVNAMEKIWNKSQTRKPTAVFSVNDNMALGAISYLKNIGVNVPEQCSIVGIGNNKLSRFIEPALTTVEYYQEEVGKVAAICLLNKIEETDDINTNQYISYDIVERNSVKKLI, from the coding sequence ATGAAAATAAAAGATATTGCAGATTTAGCAGGCGTAGCGCCATCAACAGTGTCAAGAGTAATTAATAATTCAGGATATGTAAGTGAAGATTTAAGAAAAAAAATAGAGTTAGTAATAGAGCAGACAGGATATATTCCTAATAATATAGCTAAATCTCTAAAAACTAAGAGAACAAATACCATAGGTGTGATAATTCCTCAAGTTAGGTCTGAGACTGTAAGTAAAGTGGTAGATGGAATAACTCAGGAATGTAATAATAGAGATTATGATTTAATTCTAGCAAATACTAACCTATCTATTGAAGAAGAATTAAGTTATTTAAAAATATTACAGACTAAACAATTAGATGGCATTATATTCATGTGTACTGAGATTACAGAGAGACATAAAGATATTTTAGAAAAGGTAAATATTCCTATAGTAATAATAGGACAAGAAATTCAAGGATTTCAATGCATAATTCATGATGATTTTTCAGCAGCTAAAAAGTTAACAAATTTACTAATTGATAATAATCATAAAGATATAGCATTTATAAATGTAGATAAAGAAGATATAGCTGTAAAGTATGAAAGATATTATGGATTTATGGAGGCTATGAAAGAACATAACTTAAAAATAAGTGAGAAATGGATAGAATACGGAGATTTTTCCATAGAATCTGGAGTAAATGCTATGGAGAAGATTTGGAATAAATCACAAACTAGAAAACCTACAGCAGTTTTTTCAGTAAATGATAATATGGCCTTGGGAGCAATAAGTTATCTAAAGAACATAGGTGTAAATGTACCAGAGCAATGTTCTATAGTAGGTATAGGAAATAATAAACTATCTAGATTTATAGAACCAGCCCTTACTACTGTAGAGTACTATCAAGAAGAAGTGGGAAAAGTTGCAGCAATATGTTTGCTTAATAAAATAGAAGAAACAGATGATATAAACACAAATCAATACATATCTTATGATATTGTAGAAAGAAATAGTGTGAAAAAATTAATTTGA
- a CDS encoding sucrose-specific PTS transporter subunit IIBC, which yields MNYEKLGTDIVKLIGGQENIQSIAHCATRLRLILNDDTKIDKAGLEALDGVKGAFFNSGQFQIIIGQGAVNKVYDSILNKNEIKATSLSEQKKEAEKNLNWFQKFARVLSNIFVPIIPVIVASGLLMGTMGMLSNFHVVDSKSGIYILLDMFSNAAFVFLPVIVAFSAAKEFGANPYLAAALGAIMIHPNLQNAWTMGEGIKNTIDVFGLKVAMVGYQGTVLPILLAVLVMGFLEKRIRKIVPDALDILLTPFLTLIISAIFTFFVIGPVGRLIGDGISFGLQHLYNSVGVFAGILFGGTYSAIVITGMHHSFHAVEAGLLANKAIGINFLLPIWSMCNVAQGGASLAVYFKTKNAKLKSVAAPASFSCLLGITEAAIFGVNLKLVKPFIAAAIGGAVGGGFVVFMKVGMTGIGVTGIPGLALIPAHSMVAYIAGLLLAFGVAFATTLVLGFKDEE from the coding sequence ATGAATTACGAAAAATTAGGAACGGACATTGTGAAATTAATTGGTGGACAAGAAAACATCCAAAGTATAGCACATTGTGCTACAAGATTAAGACTAATTTTAAATGATGACACGAAAATTGATAAAGCTGGATTAGAAGCTTTAGACGGGGTTAAGGGAGCATTTTTCAACTCAGGACAATTTCAAATAATCATTGGCCAAGGAGCAGTAAATAAAGTTTATGATTCAATATTAAATAAGAACGAAATCAAAGCTACAAGCTTAAGTGAACAAAAGAAGGAAGCAGAAAAGAATCTAAATTGGTTCCAAAAGTTTGCTAGAGTTCTTTCAAATATTTTCGTACCAATTATACCTGTTATAGTTGCAAGTGGATTGTTAATGGGAACAATGGGGATGTTAAGTAACTTCCATGTTGTAGATTCAAAAAGCGGAATATATATATTATTAGATATGTTCTCTAATGCAGCCTTTGTATTCTTACCAGTTATAGTAGCATTTAGTGCAGCTAAAGAATTTGGAGCGAATCCATATCTAGCAGCAGCATTAGGAGCAATAATGATTCATCCTAACTTACAAAATGCGTGGACAATGGGTGAAGGAATAAAGAATACTATAGATGTATTCGGATTGAAGGTAGCAATGGTTGGATACCAAGGAACAGTTTTACCAATATTATTAGCAGTATTGGTTATGGGATTCCTTGAAAAGAGAATAAGAAAGATCGTACCAGATGCTTTAGATATATTATTAACACCATTTTTAACATTAATAATTTCAGCAATATTTACATTCTTTGTAATAGGACCAGTAGGAAGATTAATAGGTGATGGAATTTCTTTTGGACTTCAACATTTATATAACTCTGTAGGAGTTTTTGCAGGTATCTTATTTGGTGGAACTTATTCAGCAATAGTTATAACAGGAATGCACCACAGTTTCCATGCAGTTGAAGCAGGACTTTTAGCAAATAAAGCGATAGGAATAAACTTCTTATTACCAATTTGGTCTATGTGTAATGTAGCACAAGGTGGAGCATCATTAGCAGTATACTTCAAGACAAAGAACGCTAAGTTAAAATCAGTAGCAGCACCAGCATCATTCTCATGCTTACTTGGTATTACAGAAGCAGCTATTTTCGGAGTTAACTTAAAGTTAGTTAAACCATTTATAGCAGCAGCTATTGGTGGAGCTGTAGGTGGAGGATTTGTAGTATTTATGAAGGTTGGTATGACTGGAATAGGTGTTACAGGAATTCCAGGATTAGCATTAATACCAGCTCATTCAATGGTAGCGTATATAGCAGGATTACTACTAGCCTTTGGAGTAGCTTTTGCAACAACTTTAGTTTTAGGATTTAAAGATGAAGAATAA
- a CDS encoding J domain-containing protein encodes MGELKHKLRQLKKLEAHIRFQNIHFNQCQKYIWNEYFSTKDNNDSSVKYNMNSLRKMNHEKLKEVFEEYFYQVYFQYYKENGMISEGMYDISLLSSLGLPANSSIDTIRSKFRELAKKYHPDIGGDSSQFIQLVENYKKLIGED; translated from the coding sequence ATGGGTGAATTGAAACACAAATTAAGACAGTTAAAGAAGCTTGAAGCACATATTAGATTTCAAAATATACATTTTAATCAATGTCAAAAATATATATGGAATGAATACTTTTCAACAAAGGACAACAATGATAGTTCAGTAAAATATAATATGAACAGTTTAAGGAAAATGAATCATGAAAAGTTAAAAGAAGTGTTTGAAGAATATTTTTATCAGGTTTATTTTCAATATTATAAAGAGAATGGGATGATATCAGAGGGAATGTATGATATTTCACTTCTATCAAGTTTGGGTCTTCCTGCCAACTCTTCTATTGATACTATAAGAAGCAAGTTTAGAGAATTAGCAAAGAAGTATCATCCAGACATTGGTGGAGATAGTAGTCAATTTATACAACTTGTAGAGAATTATAAAAAATTAATAGGTGAAGATTGA
- a CDS encoding YhgE/Pip family protein, whose translation MKLKETKDNKRSMKIIVSIAIIAVIFVPMLYSCIYLLSVWDVYNKLDNVPVAFVNMDKSTTKDGKEYALGKDIEKNLKDNKKVDWRFVTQEEAMDGVKGTKYYAVVEIPEDFSENIANAQSGNTKNSEIIYIPNKGKNFVFSQISLKAAEAIKTEVSSNIQKEVSKSLVNSLYDVKVSIKDAGNGVEKLQVGTEKLLNGSERLADGAESAANGSVKLQNALNTATASVGRLQDGTQELFDGSSKLTGGINAAVTGSKKLSLGLMEIANGQSKIVNGSEELVSGLKTAKNSLTQSNSSIKPLISGASTLDANVGAIAQGAGQLDTSFGVLADSIKKSDSVLHYELDAIKNSNLSQADKQKLIAGITALDKISVSGTSDSNEAPISKAANSIHQLSSNLDKLKTGSSQISNGVNTLADGLSSTQSKLNSGLDKLIGGAEDIQTGSSSVLIALNTVTAKTGDLSNGLEQLNGGATRLENGLQAVNDGNLKLENGLSTICQKTGELSSGLATISNGAKTLSDGLQTATEGTTKLRNGLNSGYDKMDTKLKFSSDSMSNFVSKPVDIKENDINNVKYYGEGLAPYFISMSMWLGAMIIGTILSIAKSKKVFNIKLINSFFGSFMVGCGLVVLQALILSYAAIKIIGINPVSVPQFCIINSVISITFFSVSYGVSHAIGALGGAVMFILLLLQLSSSAGTFPIETAPMFYRIVNKIVPMTYSVSTLRMTISGINQSVLNHNMFVMLIFIVVFLLGGFLIRELINLSKNGRQAIINSKVA comes from the coding sequence GTGAAGTTAAAGGAAACAAAAGATAATAAGAGATCAATGAAAATAATTGTTTCTATAGCAATTATTGCTGTGATATTTGTGCCGATGTTATATTCATGTATTTATCTTCTTAGCGTTTGGGATGTTTATAATAAGCTTGATAATGTGCCAGTAGCTTTTGTAAATATGGATAAGTCTACAACAAAAGATGGAAAAGAATATGCATTGGGTAAAGATATAGAGAAGAATCTTAAGGATAACAAAAAGGTGGACTGGAGATTTGTAACTCAGGAAGAGGCTATGGATGGAGTAAAAGGAACAAAATACTATGCAGTAGTAGAAATTCCTGAAGACTTTTCTGAAAATATTGCAAATGCTCAGAGTGGAAACACTAAAAACTCAGAGATAATTTATATTCCCAATAAAGGTAAAAATTTTGTTTTCTCTCAGATTTCATTAAAAGCTGCAGAAGCGATTAAAACAGAAGTAAGTTCTAATATTCAAAAAGAAGTTTCAAAATCTTTAGTAAACAGTTTATATGATGTTAAAGTATCTATTAAGGATGCAGGTAATGGAGTGGAAAAACTTCAAGTTGGTACTGAGAAACTTTTAAATGGAAGTGAGAGATTAGCCGATGGAGCTGAAAGCGCCGCAAATGGTTCTGTGAAACTTCAAAATGCCTTAAATACAGCAACTGCTTCTGTGGGAAGGCTTCAAGATGGAACTCAAGAATTATTTGATGGAAGTAGTAAGTTAACAGGCGGTATTAATGCAGCAGTAACAGGTTCCAAGAAACTTTCTTTAGGATTAATGGAAATTGCAAATGGGCAAAGTAAAATAGTAAATGGTTCAGAAGAGTTGGTTAGTGGATTAAAGACAGCAAAAAATAGCTTAACTCAAAGTAATAGTTCAATTAAGCCATTAATTAGTGGTGCATCTACGCTAGATGCAAATGTAGGGGCTATTGCGCAGGGTGCTGGACAACTTGATACTTCATTTGGTGTATTAGCAGATAGTATAAAGAAATCAGATTCAGTATTACATTATGAGCTAGATGCTATTAAAAATTCTAATTTAAGTCAGGCTGATAAACAGAAGCTTATAGCAGGAATTACTGCTTTAGATAAGATTAGTGTAAGTGGCACTAGTGATAGTAATGAAGCACCAATAAGCAAAGCAGCAAACTCAATTCATCAGCTTTCAAGCAATTTGGATAAACTTAAGACAGGCTCAAGTCAGATATCAAATGGAGTTAATACTCTAGCAGATGGCTTATCTAGTACTCAAAGTAAATTGAATTCTGGGTTGGATAAATTAATTGGAGGAGCTGAAGATATTCAAACTGGGAGCAGCAGTGTACTTATTGCCTTAAATACTGTTACAGCTAAGACAGGAGATTTATCCAATGGATTAGAACAGTTAAATGGTGGTGCAACAAGATTGGAAAATGGTCTACAAGCTGTTAATGATGGTAATTTAAAGCTAGAAAATGGTTTGAGTACAATATGTCAAAAGACAGGTGAATTATCTTCTGGATTAGCAACAATAAGTAATGGGGCAAAGACTTTAAGTGATGGTTTACAGACAGCAACCGAAGGAACAACTAAGCTTAGAAATGGCTTAAATAGTGGATATGATAAGATGGACACAAAACTTAAATTCAGCTCTGATAGTATGTCTAATTTCGTTTCAAAGCCAGTAGATATAAAAGAAAATGATATTAATAATGTGAAATATTATGGTGAAGGCTTGGCACCATATTTTATATCAATGTCTATGTGGCTAGGAGCAATGATTATTGGTACAATACTTTCAATAGCAAAGTCAAAAAAAGTATTTAATATTAAATTAATCAATAGCTTCTTTGGAAGTTTTATGGTAGGTTGTGGATTAGTAGTTTTACAAGCATTAATATTAAGTTACGCTGCTATAAAAATAATAGGAATAAATCCAGTGAGTGTGCCTCAATTTTGTATAATAAATTCAGTTATTTCAATAACATTCTTTAGTGTTTCATATGGAGTATCTCATGCAATAGGAGCATTAGGAGGAGCTGTGATGTTTATATTACTATTATTACAACTATCCTCTTCAGCAGGGACTTTCCCTATAGAAACAGCACCTATGTTTTATAGAATTGTGAATAAAATAGTGCCTATGACTTATTCAGTAAGTACGCTTAGAATGACAATATCAGGTATAAATCAGTCAGTATTAAATCATAACATGTTTGTAATGTTGATTTTTATTGTAGTATTTTTACTAGGGGGATTTTTGATAAGAGAGTTAATTAATTTAAGTAAAAACGGTAGACAGGCTATTATAAATTCTAAGGTTGCATAA
- a CDS encoding TetR/AcrR family transcriptional regulator produces the protein MDEQKIDRRVRKTKSTLLRCLTELMSKKKINDITVKELTDLADVNRSTFYLYYKDIFDMLEQVESEMLEEFKKVFHIIAKDNNDTKLLYFYTYIFEYVQNNAEMCKILLGPDGDNSFKEKFKKVILQTKPPFGDSIPQIKMHYLRPYAISGCIGLIQQWIEDGLDIPPKDMAVITTEIINKLTKDL, from the coding sequence ATGGACGAACAAAAAATTGATAGACGTGTAAGAAAAACTAAAAGCACTCTACTGCGATGTTTAACTGAACTCATGTCTAAAAAGAAAATAAACGATATTACAGTAAAAGAGCTTACTGATTTAGCAGACGTAAATAGATCAACTTTCTATCTCTACTATAAGGATATATTTGATATGTTAGAACAAGTGGAATCTGAAATGCTTGAAGAGTTCAAGAAAGTTTTTCATATAATTGCCAAGGACAATAATGATACTAAGTTATTATATTTTTATACATATATCTTTGAATATGTACAAAATAATGCTGAAATGTGCAAAATACTCTTAGGTCCTGATGGTGACAACTCATTTAAAGAAAAATTTAAAAAAGTAATCCTTCAGACAAAACCTCCATTTGGTGATTCAATTCCCCAAATCAAAATGCATTACCTAAGACCATATGCCATATCTGGCTGTATAGGCCTAATACAGCAGTGGATTGAAGATGGGTTAGATATTCCGCCTAAAGACATGGCTGTAATAACAACTGAAATAATCAATAAGCTTACAAAAGATTTGTAA
- a CDS encoding kinase to dihydroxyacetone kinase: MLEYKFDTQLLIEGHDLSEDAINEYITNNIEGDCLLAVGDDELIKIHFHTNTPWKVLEYCASLGDIHDVVIENMDRQANGLQG; encoded by the coding sequence ATGCTTGAATACAAATTTGATACTCAATTATTAATTGAAGGACATGATCTTTCTGAAGATGCGATTAACGAATATATTACAAACAATATTGAAGGTGATTGTTTACTAGCTGTTGGAGATGATGAACTAATTAAAATTCATTTTCATACCAACACACCATGGAAGGTTCTTGAATATTGTGCTTCATTAGGCGATATCCACGACGTAGTTATAGAAAACATGGACCGCCAAGCTAATGGGCTTCAAGGTTAA
- a CDS encoding reductase produces the protein MKKIILFGITLCLCFGLVACGSSSSFEFSVKDVKTTNSEGTFAIGKVEKGTLNDGDVVTIKRDGKTIKSVKVKGLVNTSKDKDAKSITKGDEAYVGLGDIGQDDISINDVLVKE, from the coding sequence GTGAAGAAAATAATTTTATTCGGTATTACCTTATGTTTATGTTTTGGACTAGTTGCTTGTGGAAGCTCAAGTTCATTTGAATTTTCAGTTAAAGATGTGAAAACAACTAATAGTGAAGGAACATTTGCAATTGGTAAAGTAGAAAAAGGAACATTAAATGACGGTGATGTTGTTACAATTAAGAGAGATGGAAAGACAATTAAATCAGTTAAAGTAAAGGGTCTTGTAAATACAAGTAAAGATAAAGATGCAAAATCAATTACAAAAGGTGATGAAGCATATGTTGGGCTTGGAGATATAGGACAAGACGATATATCAATCAATGATGTATTAGTTAAAGAATAG